GCCTCTGATCCCTTGCTGCCTCAACTGCTTCTCTAAGCTTTTGGGTCTCAGCCAATAGACTTGAATAACTCTCCCAACAGAATACAGAATTAGAGAAACCAAGGAGAATGTCAACGTTTTGATCAAAATATTATcttccattttttcttttgattctcTTCCTTGTGCTAATTTGCTGCTATGAAACTAAAGCTGGCTTGAGGAACTGAGACACCAAAGTACTGATGAATTTATAGGTCCCTCCCTACACGGGGGATGTGTGGctgatattttgacaaaaaaagtaaGCAAACCCCACGTAGGTTTTTAGTTTTGACTTTTCATTGTTGCTGCCCCCACCATGAATAGAATCGTAGACAAAATCTGgtgtcatttttcttttttcttgaggACCAAGTTTCAACAAGCAACAAAAGTTCTTTCATTTTCAGTCTTGACTGACCCCACAGGCAGCAAATGAATGCCGACTTTGAAGATAAGTATTTGAGACAAAAGACAGGACAATTATTAATAAAGTATGCTCTCTGCGTGCCTTGGTCCCCGTGAGCCAAAGAATACTTAAAAGCACATTGCAATTTATGAAGATGTGAcctcaaataaaaagaaacgtTGAAGAACCTTTAGTGGGCCTTTAGGCTGTAATGTAGCTAAAGCTCGGGCCGGCCCACCTTGGTCTTTGCCGTTTTGGGCGTTGGCCCACCATTAATTTAGGTCCTTGGGTCCTCGTTTGGTGAACAAATCAATTTAGGATTTGGGTTCAAGTGATATTAGAGAAGGGAGAAATCGAACTTAAATATTCTTAATCATTTTACCTACAAGCATCTTGCAACATAGGAGATATAAAGCAACATATATTGAGTAGGTTTACCATgttaatcaattaaaataaCTCATATAatgtaatttatagaaaagaaGATTCAAACTTTAGTACAAAAATCCGGAGCAGGTTCACTGTCCTAACCAATTAGCCCAATTACGTCTGAAATTGTAATCCAATGGTCCCGTAGgtgattggtttggtttgtgaACTTTTGTCGTGGAGAAATAGACAATCATTTTGGGAAGTTGGAAGGGagtgagggagaagagagctGTTGTAACTTGTATGGTGGCGTCTATAGATAGCCGTATGTCAATAATGCTACTACTTTGTCAACTGAGCCTTTGCCAATTTTAAACTCTGGCCGTTGGATGATATTCGAGATCCGTACGGGACAGAGAATTAATGGTGGAGACAACTCGACAACAGGACAACGCGTACTCTACTCTTCACGTGAACCACAATACATCGTATGCTTCCAAAAGGATGTCTCTCACTCTTTCATGTCGTCGTCGGACATATTATTTCAGATTGGAACACGTGTCTCACTGGGCCCCGCATGAGATTTCCTGCAGTGCATGCTACACTACACTCCGCTCCTCTCCAGTCTATTCCCCTCATTTAATACCGCAGCGACAGCAAGCATGGCCATCGAGGAATAATACAAGGAAACCACAATTAAAGCCTTCTTGCTAATATTTCTACAAAATTAAACTatacttgaatttgaaaatttatttacttttattagaaaagaaaaaaaaaagagttactAATACATTTTCTTGTCAAATgatttctttatatattttaataaagtACTTTggacataattttatttaaaattaaaatatttaattcaaaattaattggaATTTAGTAgaggtttaaatttttttttttaaaagagtaaAATGTGTCCACATATGTGCACTAAcctataaattatattatCAATTTACCACAtgatttttattgctttttttttttttacaatgatTTTAGAGGATAAGGAGATTTTcctaataataaaaacagaagatAAAGAAACTTGAATTAGTTTTCATGGTAGTCAATTTAAAAGAGAAGGATAATTAATTagctgattttattttatttttggtctttttAACCTGTCTTATTAATCTTTTcctatttatttaattattgcAAACTAAGTAAAATAGtaatgtttttatatttttatattttttatagagaaatattgttcatttctaaaaatatatttcatgaataattttctataaaaattaaataaataaaaaaccactCACAAAGAACAGTAACCTGACTAGACGAGCTGCAATCTTATCCTTCCCTACAATTACTCCCTGCAGGTTCAGTCTGTTATGTGTTTGAGCCTTTGAAAAGATCTTTCTGTTAGGAATTCTTTCCCAAGAACAACAAACAagggatgaagaagaaagccCTAAACTTTACTCCTCAACTTCAAAAGTTCAACTAGCATTGCAACCCCAACAACACTTTCAAATTAGAAACAAAAactgttatttttttcttggaaatCTTGGAATAAGAAGATATGCAGTCTAATTTTGACATATCAGAGATTGGTAACCAGCAACACTTGATGGATATTAGTAATTCTTGCGCACCAATTTTGCCCATTTTCAATCATCAGAAGcaaaaccaccaccaccaccatttcaATCAACAACTTGAGCAGCCTGAGCCATATCATATCAGTCACCTTGTTCATCCCACTCCCATTACCCACGACTTGTTTCAACGCCAGCATCTTCAAGCATTGCAGCAGCAAGGAAGGTTGCACTGGCAGCTGGGTCCTGTAAATTTCAAGCTTGGTCTCAATGAGAACAGTGGAAATGGAGAAAGTGCTCTGCTTGGCGCTGGTTTGTTCGATGATGAAAATGGAGACGACCCTCGATTGCTTCAGAGTCGAATGCATAACTTAGGATTCAAAAGTTGGCAAACCCATGAACCCATGTGGtaaaattctattcataacATTCTTAATGCACAGATTTACGTGCTTTTGTTGTActtgttctttattttctctgtttttcatGTTGCTCCTTTTTTACATAGCACGTGTTTGTGTTAATGCCGCAGCTGGAAACCTCTCGATGCAGCAATTCCCGAGACCAACAGAAAGCAGAAGGAAGCCAATGAAGGAGATATATGCAAGGACTTGGAGAACAAATACAGGCTTTATGgtgagcttgaagcaatctaTAGCCTTGCAAAGATGGGCGAGGCTAATCAAACGGGCTCTGGCTCTGCACTCACTGGTGAAAACTCCCCTAAAAATGTAGACTTGCCTGTGCCTTTTTGTGATCCACATGACCTCAATGTTGCTCCAACTGCTCAAGTTAGGGTGGATAATGGGTCGGAAGCCTCCATCGGAGAAGAGTCTTCGCCGAGGAAGATtcagaagaggaagagaaagaggacAATGAAGAAACAATTAAGTTCAGTGATTAGCTTCTTTGAGAGCTTGGTGAAGCAGGTTATGGATCACCAAGAGAATCTTCATAAGAAGCATTTGGAAGTGATTGAAAGAATGGATAaagagaggagggagagagaagctGCATGGAGAAGTCAAGAGGCTGAAAACCATAAGAGAGAAGCCATTGCCAAAGTCCATGAACAGGCTCTGGCTTCAAGCAGAGAGGCACTCATTGTTTCTTACATTGAGAAAATCACTGGCCAAAGAGTCAATCTTCCTTCAAGGCAAGCCCCATTGTTGTTGCAGCCTGATAATTTAAATGAACCCGCAGTGGAGGAATTGACACCCTTCAAAATTGATCATACAAATAGCAGATGGCCTCAAAGTGAAGTTAAGGCATTGATTCTAGTGCGAAGTAGTATAGAATCAAAGTTTCAGGAACCAGGGGTGAAAGGGCCTGTTTGGGAAGAGGTCAGTGCTTTAATGGGTTCAATGGGTTATCAAAGGAGTGCCAAAAGGTGCAAACAAAAGTGGGAGAACATCAACAAGTACTTCAGAAAAACCAAAGACAGTGCCAAAAAGCGTCCTCATAATTTCAAAACTTGCTCTTATTTTAATCAGTTGGATCAGCTGTACTCAGGAACACCCATCACCGCCCCTTCATCTTCGTCTTCCTATTATTCTAGTAACCCTTCAGCTAGCATGGATGATAACATTCCAAAGCAAGGTTTTTCAGATCTTTTGGAAGCCTTCGTTGCAGGGAGAGAGGCAGGAGTTGCACATAATCTGTCTAGTGGCAATTTTGAAATCTCTGAAATGGGGTCCAATAGGTTGGATTTTGATGGCATTATTGGTGGTAAAGTAGAAGATGTGCAAGGAGACCTTGGGAAGGAGAAGGAAAACTGTGAGGATGACGAGAACGTGGATGAAACGGAAGAtactgatgatgatgattctgaTGAATGAGGTAGAGCATGACCATCAGACAGAACTAGAAAGGTACGTTAGATTATCACAGCCTGCATTTCTTTTATGAACCTAGGAACTGAAGTGTTTTCAGATTCATTGACGTTCATTTATTATGCTATTTGCTTGAGTTTCCAGCCTTCTTAAGCAGTTTATAACTTTTTACTGCTGATGGAGTTTGAAGTTAAATTAAATGCTTCTTTTTAGGATATAACATATTGATAAATTTTGGAGGATGTCTTACCATATGAAACTGTTGGCTAAGTCTACTAACTCATCAAATTAGTAACTCATATTCATATGTATGTTACTCAACCCAGCTTCCACCCACTCACTATGTAACAACTGCAACTGGATACCAGCTCCGGATATCATTGTATCACAAAATGAACTGTCATTTTCACTTCAGTTGGTCATAGGTGCACGTGCAATTGAAATTCCGAGCAACCTCAATGACCACTTGTTTTACCAAAATTGGTAATGGTAAATGCTCAATACACAGTTTCCATTTGAGGTAAAATCTAAAAGACATATCCTTTAAGATATCTCCCAGAAAAGGTTGTGTAGTTGGATTGGATTCTAACAAAACCAAGAGAGCTTGGCAAATACATTGAAAACATTGAATGGAGGATGTATGATTAGAAAATCTACTTGGCCATTTGAATTGGTATTGACATGCACAGTAATAGAAGAATCAAGGACCAAATGCTGCTTCAGGAAGACAATTGTCGTCTGCTGCCCAATCATTTAACCACTCCTGCAATTTCAAAGGAGCTTCGGCAGTTGAGGTTGACATTAATGACCCGTTTCTGCACCCACTTGTGCAATCAAAAATCGTGGTATTCAACTCACAAAGTTTGGAGAAGTCAGTATGTAGAAATTCAGATATGCCAAGTTCGCCTGCATTAAGATCCCTTATGAAGTTCCATGTCATATCGTTCTCTCTAGTGATTGGTAAGAATCCATCGCTGGAATCTGATTTTACTTCGATATTCGTTGCTTCAACTCCAGAGATAAATGGTTCTGCTAATGTATTGGTAGTGCCAAGCTGTTCATTATTGATGCAGCTTGTTGGTGTGAGTCCATTTTGGATGAAGTGTGAGTCCATTTTTAACGATGGGACAGCTTTTTCGGTGTCCTTGGTCGTTTTCCACTCATTTCTAGACCTTTCTGAGTGGCTTTCTTGTGCCTTTTTCCTTAAAGCAGAGTTCCAGTAGTTCTTGATCTCAGTGTCTGTTCGGCCTGGAAGCCTTCCAGCTATCAATGTCCACCTACAGGTatccaaaaaaggaaagacaaaaaaaaaaaaaaaagcataccTGGTAGTATTAATAAACGAAGCAGCATATGAAGAGAAAAACCTTAACAGTTTCAATGCTAGTAGCAAGCAATATATAGTAATTGAAGTGACAGGCCAGTACCTGTTGCCTAAGAGTTTGTGGAGCCTGATGATGAggtcttcttcatcttctgtAATGTTCCCTCTCTTGATCTCAGGCCTCAGGTAATTCAACCAGCGAAGTCTACAACTCTTCCCGCATCTCTTTAGACCTGCATCCAATAATACATGTTTCTAATTGAACAATGTTCTATCATTTTCATAATCATTCATGCATTGAAATTAAGAAACTTGTGCGTAAAGTCAAAGTCGGCTCGCCTGTTTCCCTTGACAGTTTCTCCCATCTCCCTTCGCCGTGGTCTTTGACGTACTCTATGAGAATCTGGTCTTCAAGAGCAGTCCAAGCTCCTTTACTCAGTCCATCCTTATCACAGCGATAGCTTCTTCCCATTTCTCTCTAACTTGCTCGGTTCtgtctctccccctctctttctttcagaATTGCACGTTATTGCGCCAGTGTCTTTGGAAGTGACTGATTTTAGATAGATGGTTTGTAGTTCAATCTAATCTTATTATATGAAGACTTAGAAATTTGTGAATAATTTGTATTAACTGTTTAACAACGTGGCTAGAATCAACATAAAGAATTGAACTTACTGCCAAATGATATCACGTTTTAAGATTTCATGTCTAATGAGGTCATGATTAGCAGTGATACATGTACAGCCTTCTAAACCTGTACATGTATTGATTACAGATATAATTAGGATTATTCTTTATACAATTTTGATCTTCACTTTTACGATGTCTTCGATTTATGCAGAAAAACTCATGTAATAGATGAGAAAAACAGATTCAAGAACAACTTGACATATTTCTGTAAACTGTAATTAGGTGCATATGTAAAATCCTGAATTAACATGACAAGTATTATTTggttttatacaaaaacaATTAATGTGGATTGGTTTTATACATTCTCCTCTGCACAAAACAACTATTAGTGGTTGTAGTTTTTGCATCATCAGTTGGAATTGGATATATTATCTAGATTCTGACAAGTATATATGCATTATgcttaattattttctaattaggTAGTATTAATTAGCTTAATGAGTTGTCTATGCAAGTTTTTAAgctacaaaacaaaacagggGCCGGCTTGATTTTGATTCTTTGGCCCTCCAATGGGAATATCGCAGATAAAATGTAATTGCAAGGCAAGGCATGCATGCACACAGAGAATCAGCATATTCAATCGAGCTGTTGCATTAACAATTATAAGCTCTGAATCTGAAAATGAGTGACCCTCCTGCAACTTGTACGTGGAGGTGGACGCATCagaattgaaattaatattgtttttatttatttataatgtttgGCTTTACTCAATCTAGAAATGccaacagaaaagaaaaataacaaagttgGTAGGATTTGTGGCTGAGataaaaggtttttttttttccccacttGCAAACGAAACGACCACAAATTTCCAAAGACGTAGTCGTTATATAGTTCTTGCTGTGAGGGACCCCAATTTAGTGGGTTTAAGTAGATAGATCCAAGTCTAACACAGTTGTTATCGTCTGACCTGAtgttttgttgtatttgttCGGAAAGTCGAGGTTTTATTACTTATTTATTAGATTAATGATATCTCATTTGTCTTTGTAATAAGTTTGTACCACAAAACAAATGTTTCTTATGAATtacacaaaataataatgatgTCATTTATTTAGGTCTGAAATAATGATATCATTAATTGCAAAATTTGGTAGCTtaaatagtttttttgttgttgtcaaaTTGGAATCTTGTATTTATGGATGGTGCATTTACTTGCATTTCGCTAAATATATGCCATTGCAATAATCTAATAACTTAAaataggcttattatcacaaaacgtccataaggtttatgaaactatcagattgcacccttaatgtttttttgtgtcatttaTGGTTCTCAAGGTTAGCATATGTGATCAGAAATGGTCtctgccgttaggttccgtaAAAAACTTCGTTAGTTCCTTCCCctcatattctttttttcttttgatcgAAAAAGTAATTTCCATTCCCCTCATAATCAGATTGCAATGGATCTGTctttatttttacttaaaaGAAATTACGCATTCAAGACTTTTGGAGTTTTTTCATTTCGGACTGGAATATTCATTCAACCATGGGCAATTTTTCATCCAGAGAAAAGAGGATTACgtagaagagaagaagaaaaaaacttgatGATGTGTCTTGTTCTAAGAGGTTAGATTATTGCAATGCTCTAAATTTAGCGAAATACAAGTAAATTACACCGACTCTAAATATAGAGACTTAGAATCATCCAAATTATATCTTAAATAGTTAAAATATATTCATGCAAATGAGGTACTGTTAATTCCCAAGAAGCACTTGTACtagaagaaatatatattatcattCATTAATAGCTCAGAACGTCTCACACGCGACTGATGCTAGTGCTACACTTTTTTCTCTTCGAATGCACCTTTTTGGTCTGAGTTATTGTAAAGTAAGGACCACGTGACAGAATTTTCCTTGAAAACAAGAACAAtctgatgatgattttgattATCTTATGAAATTGATTGAAAATAGCGACCGTGTGTGATTGGGTTTGGACAAAACAAGATGAAGCTGTCAATTTTAAATGTATTTGAAAGAAATGTGAATCACATTACTTGATCTTACAAATGTCATTGCATCCTTCTAGGTCAAATGTCAGGCTGTTGCTGCGCAATGTCGTTTGTCCTTTTCTTTGGTGTGCATTTGTGTCAAGGGTCTTAATCGTCATAAGGAAGCCACCGTGTGGGCCTGCTATAGTCCATGATAAAGAACACATAAAATCACTAGAGTAGGCCCATGTTAAGAAAGTCAGCTTATGGTGGGCCTTCAGTCTGAAATCATAAACTTAGAGTATCTTCCATAGTCCTAGCAAATTAAACTTTTCAAATTGAAGTTTGTTAATCTATGTGATAATTTGAAAAGCTTTGTTTGCTTGCtactttaatatttttgtgCACCAATaaattcttcaattcaattaatgcaatgttatggaaaagaatgaaaaatataaaaacatgTGAAAACTATCTATGTAtttattgtttgaaaaaaaaaaacatgtttttaatattttcaaggtaagttttattttcccaaagtaaaattaaatgttttgaagaGCCAATGTCAACTCATCAATCCTGAAGAGAGACAGAGATTGCAACTTTGATGActggagaaattatagaatggtACAATATCACCACACATTTAGAATTTGCCAcgtgtattttttaaaagaaaatttatactGCTTTTTCAGCTAGACATTGGGTTCCAAATTTACTCTtcatcaaaattaaaagagaaaacaaattgTGTCACAGCCTCCCACCTCTGTCCAATTCGCAGCCCCCTCCGTCCAGTTCACAGTCTCTTTCTACAGCGCCCTCCCTCCCTGTTTGTATTCCTTTCCCCAGTCCTTCAATCTCCTTATCTAGGTTGCTTTCATGTCCCTCAAAACCTCCAGATCCGAGTTATCTTTATCCAACTTTGCTCTCAATCCCGCAATGCCTTGACAAGAGATGATCAGATACACGCATTCAGAAAGATGTGCAAAGCAAACTTAACCTAAAATGCCCCAAGAAATTCTTGACTCGTAGAGATAAGGTTTTGGACCATGGAATGTGATGATAAAAGCCAACTATTAAATAAAGTgattcagagagagagagagagagagagagagagagagagagatatatatatatatatatatatatatgaaggaaaagaagggGAGGGGGCAGCAGCAAGGGGGTAGAGGCAATGCAGCCAAGGGGGTAGAGGCAATGCAGCCAAGGATTGCAGTcgtcttctttctttttttgaattaattttgtttcaagGGTAAAATTGAAACCTAATGTCTAGctggaaaataatttaattaatggaGGAAAAAAAGACACATGTCAATATATGAATGGAAGTATCACCAGCTGACATGTTAATACTGTatcattctataatttctcgtTGGAGAGGATTTTGATGATGTGGCTTACTTATTTTTGCATTCTAATACTGTTAAACAGGCAGTTGAAGATACTCTTATTAGGACCctttaagtttattttttatattttattttattttattattttattcatatataaTGTTTGTTGGCTGTGGGCACcccttgtattttttttattttaatagaCACAGAAGAAAATTAGAGTAAATTTGAGAGTGAATAATCTAATACATCAAAACTTACTTTTATTCATATTCGATGTCTAAATAAAAGACAGAACATATTACACTCTCAATTTGTCATTGTGCAGTCCCAAGTTCGAGCTCAACACTTGTTCCACAAAGAGTGCATGATGACATTTCAAAAGCGTGAATTGCAATACCGTAAAACAATACCAATAATCCAACTTGCTGCCATACTCGGATCGGATAGatgagattattattattttccccAAGAATTGCTGATGTACAAGATTCCAAGTGGAGACAGACAGAGAGTGGTCAGTCTGATTGACTGCAACTATTTATGTCatagaaaaaattaaagaaattaaaacaaagaCTAGCTTAGGAGGGGGTTCTTAGTCAGCTTAGTTCATTTGAAGTAATCTAATCCAGACAAACTGTTGAACCCAAAGTGCATGAGATTCCAGAGAATCGAGCTAGCTAGGTTATGCTTATGGTCAACATTATTAATCAATGGTGGAAACAGTCATCATCTCCCATCCAATCCTTGTAGAGAATCGAGCTAGCTAGGTTATGCTTATGGTCAACATTATTAATCAATGGTGGAAACAGTCATCATCTCCCATCCAATCCTTGTAATCCTCAGAGAACCACAGAGGTGCATGATGAGACGATGCCCATTTGTAGTTCTTTGAGCCCTCATTGTTGTCGTCCAACTGATGGCATATTTTCCAGAATTCTGAATCTGGGTTGTTAATTCCAGACATCAAAAGCTCCCCGACGTCGAAATCCAACATGAGGTCCTCCGAAGCTGTCGTGTCTTCTTGTTCAGAGCTGTAGTAGTTGGCAGCAGCCGCCTTCTTCTTCGCCACCAAGTCCCCGTGATTTCCATCGGCGTGGTGAGGAAAGATGGCTTCTTGTTGTGCATGTGGGGTGACAAGAACCTTGTTGAATCTTAATGCCTTTGTACGGACTGCAATGTTGGTCGACGGTTGAGTTTTATCTGTGGACGTTGGTAACTTGGTGCTcttgtttctcttcttcttcgt
The window above is part of the Prunus dulcis chromosome 1, ALMONDv2, whole genome shotgun sequence genome. Proteins encoded here:
- the LOC117624352 gene encoding transcription factor MYB123-like produces the protein MGRTPCCSKVGLNRGAWTALEDQTLTDYIRTHGEGKWRKIPKEAGLKRCGKSCRLRWLNYLRPDIKRGNITQEEEDLIIRLHKLLGNRWSLIAGRIPGRTDNEIKNYWNTTLGKKVNYTDQQTKQSSGAVNDNTKKKRNKSTKLPTSTDKTQPSTNIAVRTKALRFNKVLVTPHAQQEAIFPHHADGNHGDLVAKKKAAAANYYSSEQEDTTASEDLMLDFDVGELLMSGINNPDSEFWKICHQLDDNNEGSKNYKWASSHHAPLWFSEDYKDWMGDDDCFHH
- the LOC117624331 gene encoding trihelix transcription factor GTL2-like; the protein is MQSNFDISEIGNQQHLMDISNSCAPILPIFNHQKQNHHHHHFNQQLEQPEPYHISHLVHPTPITHDLFQRQHLQALQQQGRLHWQLGPVNFKLGLNENSGNGESALLGAGLFDDENGDDPRLLQSRMHNLGFKSWQTHEPMCWKPLDAAIPETNRKQKEANEGDICKDLENKYRLYGELEAIYSLAKMGEANQTGSGSALTGENSPKNVDLPVPFCDPHDLNVAPTAQVRVDNGSEASIGEESSPRKIQKRKRKRTMKKQLSSVISFFESLVKQVMDHQENLHKKHLEVIERMDKERREREAAWRSQEAENHKREAIAKVHEQALASSREALIVSYIEKITGQRVNLPSRQAPLLLQPDNLNEPAVEELTPFKIDHTNSRWPQSEVKALILVRSSIESKFQEPGVKGPVWEEVSALMGSMGYQRSAKRCKQKWENINKYFRKTKDSAKKRPHNFKTCSYFNQLDQLYSGTPITAPSSSSSYYSSNPSASMDDNIPKQGFSDLLEAFVAGREAGVAHNLSSGNFEISEMGSNRLDFDGIIGGKVEDVQGDLGKEKENCEDDENVDETEDTDDDDSDE
- the LOC117618255 gene encoding transcription factor MYB1-like, translated to MGRSYRCDKDGLSKGAWTALEDQILIEYVKDHGEGRWEKLSRETGLKRCGKSCRLRWLNYLRPEIKRGNITEDEEDLIIRLHKLLGNRWTLIAGRLPGRTDTEIKNYWNSALRKKAQESHSERSRNEWKTTKDTEKAVPSLKMDSHFIQNGLTPTSCINNEQLGTTNTLAEPFISGVEATNIEVKSDSSDGFLPITRENDMTWNFIRDLNAGELGISEFLHTDFSKLCELNTTIFDCTSGCRNGSLMSTSTAEAPLKLQEWLNDWAADDNCLPEAAFGP